In Rhodococcus rhodochrous, a single genomic region encodes these proteins:
- a CDS encoding GNAT family N-acetyltransferase has product MNTSSPDLAVSDNADQNRFELRLNGDLVGILGYYDFERVPAPNPPVVDFMHTVIVEDFGHRGLAAVLVGGSLDLARRRGWRVRPVCTYVQRFLSSHENYRDVVVPLEPPRTDPQRKENRRRQPRRKVPARKA; this is encoded by the coding sequence ATGAACACGAGTTCGCCGGACCTCGCCGTGTCGGACAACGCCGACCAGAACCGGTTCGAACTGCGCCTCAACGGCGATCTCGTCGGCATCCTGGGGTACTACGACTTCGAACGCGTTCCGGCACCGAACCCGCCGGTCGTCGACTTCATGCACACCGTGATCGTGGAGGATTTCGGCCATCGGGGTCTCGCAGCCGTTCTCGTCGGTGGCTCGCTCGATCTCGCGCGCAGACGAGGTTGGCGCGTGCGGCCGGTGTGCACCTATGTGCAGCGGTTCCTGTCGTCGCACGAGAACTACCGCGACGTCGTCGTGCCTCTCGAACCTCCGCGCACCGACCCCCAGCGCAAGGAGAACCGGCGCAGGCAGCCGCGACGCAAGGTGCCCGCCCGCAAGGCCTGA
- the thiD gene encoding bifunctional hydroxymethylpyrimidine kinase/phosphomethylpyrimidine kinase, whose translation MDLLPLSPRGETPVRALTIAGTDSGGGAGIQADSRTMAMCGVHACVAVAAVTVQNSVGVRGFHEIPAETVADQVRCVVEDIGVSAAKTGMLASTQIIEAVAQVCCEVGIGRDKEVPLVVDPVCASMHGDPLLHSDALDAIRGVLIPLATVVTPNLDEVRLITSIDVVDDASARRAAEALHALGARWVIVKGGHLRSSEKSTDLLFDGDRFLEFSTPRIETGNDHGGGDTLAAAIASALAHGRSVPEAVEFAKEWITKCLEWSYDLGHGHGPVNPLWRLHER comes from the coding sequence GTGGACCTTCTGCCCTTGTCGCCTCGAGGCGAGACCCCGGTTCGAGCCCTCACCATCGCCGGTACCGACTCCGGAGGTGGGGCCGGCATCCAGGCCGATTCCCGCACGATGGCGATGTGCGGTGTGCACGCCTGCGTCGCGGTGGCCGCCGTGACCGTCCAGAACTCCGTCGGCGTCCGCGGGTTCCACGAGATCCCCGCCGAGACCGTGGCCGACCAGGTGCGATGCGTGGTCGAGGACATCGGGGTGTCCGCAGCGAAGACCGGCATGCTCGCCTCCACGCAGATCATCGAGGCCGTCGCGCAGGTGTGCTGCGAGGTGGGCATCGGCCGCGACAAGGAGGTGCCCCTCGTCGTCGATCCGGTCTGCGCCTCGATGCACGGCGATCCGCTGCTGCACTCCGACGCGCTCGACGCGATCCGCGGGGTGCTCATCCCCCTCGCCACCGTCGTCACCCCGAACCTCGACGAGGTACGGCTGATCACGAGCATCGACGTCGTCGACGACGCGTCGGCCCGGCGCGCAGCCGAAGCGCTCCATGCGCTCGGCGCCCGGTGGGTGATCGTCAAGGGCGGTCACCTGCGCAGCTCGGAGAAGAGCACCGACCTGCTGTTCGACGGCGACCGCTTCCTCGAGTTCAGCACGCCGCGGATCGAGACCGGCAACGACCACGGCGGCGGCGACACGCTGGCGGCCGCGATCGCGTCGGCCCTCGCCCACGGCCGGTCGGTGCCCGAGGCCGTCGAGTTCGCGAAGGAATGGATCACGAAGTGCCTCGAGTGGTCCTACGACCTCGGTCACGGCCACGGGCCGGTCAACCCGTTGTGGCGCCTGCACGAGCGCTGA
- a CDS encoding M20/M25/M40 family metallo-hydrolase, with amino-acid sequence MARAQTRYGMRGAALIAAGVLLTAGCSEAEVETPPVDPAVLADAVELDAVMAHLTELERIAGENDGNRSLGTPGYDASVDYVAGALRDAGFDVQTPEFDTTLFAVENEQLTVDGEPMGVSALGMSPSTGPEGLTARVVRIAPDDTPGCEATDYDGVDAAGAVVIVDRGVCTFAVKEQVAAERGAAALLVANNEDGPLDAAGLGAESNPRIPVGGVAGADAERLSAATSVTVTLQTRTEDRKSRNVIAQTRTGSTDDVVVVGAHLDSVPEGPGINDNGTGVAAVLETALQLGSEPDVTNAVRFAFWGAEEVGLVGSTKYVESLSDEERLDIALYLNFDMLGSPNAGYLVFDGDDSDSVGEGPGPEGSAGIERTFAQFFDERGIEVGGTDFDGRSDYGPFVAFGIPAGGVFTGADDVKTPEQADLWGGTADQPFDPNYHTPEDTLAGIDREAFGAAAAAVAYGTAVYANSIDGPDGVPTGDQRAEVRAEFTE; translated from the coding sequence ATGGCGCGGGCGCAGACGAGATACGGCATGCGGGGAGCGGCTCTGATCGCCGCCGGTGTACTCCTGACGGCGGGATGCTCGGAGGCGGAGGTGGAGACGCCGCCGGTCGACCCGGCGGTGCTCGCCGACGCCGTGGAACTCGATGCCGTCATGGCGCACCTGACGGAACTCGAACGGATCGCCGGCGAGAACGACGGCAACCGTTCGCTCGGGACCCCCGGTTACGACGCGAGCGTCGACTACGTCGCCGGAGCTCTGCGCGACGCCGGATTCGACGTGCAGACACCGGAGTTCGACACGACCCTGTTCGCCGTCGAGAACGAGCAGCTCACCGTCGACGGGGAGCCGATGGGTGTGAGCGCACTCGGCATGTCACCGTCGACGGGACCGGAGGGGCTCACCGCGCGTGTCGTACGTATCGCCCCCGACGACACCCCCGGTTGCGAGGCCACCGACTACGACGGTGTCGACGCGGCCGGTGCGGTGGTGATCGTCGATCGCGGCGTGTGCACCTTCGCCGTCAAGGAGCAGGTCGCCGCCGAACGAGGAGCGGCCGCACTCCTCGTCGCCAACAACGAGGACGGTCCGCTCGACGCCGCCGGTCTCGGGGCGGAATCGAATCCCCGCATCCCGGTCGGGGGTGTGGCCGGGGCCGACGCCGAGCGCCTGTCCGCTGCGACCAGCGTGACGGTGACGCTCCAGACCCGCACCGAGGACCGGAAGTCGCGCAACGTGATCGCGCAGACCCGCACCGGCTCGACCGATGACGTGGTCGTCGTCGGCGCGCACCTCGACAGCGTCCCCGAAGGACCTGGGATCAACGACAACGGAACCGGTGTCGCCGCCGTCCTCGAGACCGCGCTGCAACTCGGCAGCGAACCGGACGTGACCAACGCCGTACGGTTCGCGTTCTGGGGCGCCGAGGAGGTCGGACTGGTCGGCTCGACGAAATACGTCGAGTCGCTGTCCGACGAGGAACGACTCGACATCGCCCTGTACCTGAACTTCGACATGCTCGGCTCGCCCAACGCCGGATATCTCGTGTTCGACGGCGACGACTCCGACTCCGTCGGTGAAGGACCCGGTCCGGAGGGCTCGGCGGGTATCGAGCGGACCTTCGCGCAGTTCTTCGACGAACGCGGAATCGAAGTCGGCGGAACCGATTTCGACGGTCGCTCCGATTACGGTCCGTTCGTCGCCTTCGGCATCCCCGCGGGCGGGGTGTTCACCGGCGCCGACGACGTCAAGACCCCCGAGCAGGCCGACCTGTGGGGTGGCACCGCCGACCAGCCCTTCGACCCGAACTACCACACCCCCGAGGACACCCTGGCCGGCATCGACCGCGAGGCGTTCGGCGCGGCGGCCGCCGCCGTCGCCTACGGCACGGCCGTCTACGCGAATTCGATCGACGGACCCGACGGGGTACCCACCGGCGACCAGCGGGCCGAGGTGCGTGCCGAGTTCACCGAGTGA
- a CDS encoding ABC transporter permease codes for MSTALDTLRAERIKLTSVQSPLWCTVVIVALGLGLAAILGSVSRASAGMDDELGRFYPTVDVAVSGVTGLGVLVLMILAALSVTSEYRFGVIRTTFQATPNRTLLLTMKALLIGVLGAVLTLAVSFGAFYLAKALAGPDAGRELVLSGGTAWRAVYGTAIYAFLCVFLAVGVGTLLRQSAGTIALLMLWPLLLESLFALFGSVGREIQPFLPFANANNFLGIGQGIEFHWGPWGSLVYFAAFSFVVFAASLVVVNRRDA; via the coding sequence ATGAGTACGGCGCTCGACACACTGCGGGCCGAACGGATCAAGCTCACGTCGGTGCAGTCACCGCTGTGGTGCACCGTCGTCATCGTCGCCCTCGGCCTCGGTCTGGCCGCGATCCTCGGGTCGGTCTCCCGTGCGTCGGCAGGGATGGACGACGAGCTGGGACGGTTCTATCCGACCGTGGACGTCGCGGTCAGCGGCGTCACCGGTCTCGGCGTGCTGGTGCTCATGATTCTCGCGGCGCTGTCGGTCACCAGCGAGTACCGCTTCGGGGTCATCCGCACGACCTTCCAGGCCACCCCGAACCGCACCCTGCTCCTGACGATGAAGGCGCTGCTCATCGGCGTGCTGGGTGCGGTGCTGACACTCGCGGTCTCGTTCGGTGCCTTCTACCTCGCGAAGGCGTTGGCGGGGCCGGACGCAGGTCGCGAACTCGTCCTGAGCGGTGGGACGGCGTGGCGCGCGGTCTACGGCACCGCGATCTACGCGTTCCTGTGCGTCTTCCTCGCGGTCGGTGTGGGCACGCTGCTGCGGCAGTCGGCCGGCACGATCGCGCTGTTGATGCTGTGGCCGCTGCTGCTCGAGTCGTTGTTCGCGTTGTTCGGTTCGGTGGGCCGTGAGATCCAGCCGTTCCTGCCGTTCGCGAACGCGAACAACTTCCTGGGCATCGGGCAGGGAATCGAATTCCACTGGGGTCCATGGGGATCGCTCGTGTACTTCGCGGCCTTCTCGTTCGTGGTGTTCGCCGCCTCGCTCGTGGTGGTCAACCGCCGCGACGCCTGA
- a CDS encoding ABC transporter ATP-binding protein — protein MIEVTGLTKTFGSTTAVDDLTFTVRPGIVTGFLGPNGAGKSTTMRMILGLDRPTSGTALIEGKPYTELTRPLTTVGALLDAKWVHPNRSARSHLAWLAASNGLPASRVDEVLRQVGLTEVAGKRAGGFSLGMSQRLGLAAALLGNPRVLLFDEPVNGLDPEGIVWIRRFMQALAAEGRTVLVSSHLLSEMAQTAEHLIVIGRGRLIADTSVKEFVDRASESFVVVRSPQLDELRTALTERGHTVREDDGALHVSGAPAAEIGELAATRSIVLHELAGRNASLEEAFMKLTGGEVEYHGSGVDDVMKGGL, from the coding sequence ATGATCGAAGTGACCGGCTTGACCAAGACCTTCGGGTCCACGACCGCGGTCGACGACCTGACGTTCACGGTCCGTCCCGGTATCGTCACCGGCTTCCTCGGCCCCAACGGGGCGGGGAAGTCCACCACGATGCGCATGATCCTGGGACTGGACCGGCCGACCTCGGGAACTGCACTGATCGAAGGGAAGCCGTACACCGAGCTGACACGGCCGCTCACCACCGTCGGCGCACTGCTCGACGCGAAGTGGGTGCATCCCAACCGGTCGGCGCGGTCGCATCTCGCCTGGCTGGCTGCGTCGAACGGTCTGCCCGCCTCACGCGTCGACGAGGTGCTGCGCCAGGTGGGGCTGACGGAGGTCGCCGGCAAGCGCGCCGGCGGATTCTCTCTCGGCATGTCGCAGCGACTCGGTCTCGCCGCCGCGCTGCTCGGCAACCCGCGCGTGCTGCTGTTCGACGAACCGGTCAACGGCCTCGACCCCGAGGGCATCGTGTGGATCCGGCGGTTCATGCAGGCGCTCGCCGCGGAAGGCCGCACGGTGCTCGTGTCCAGCCACCTGCTCTCGGAGATGGCGCAGACCGCCGAACATCTGATCGTCATCGGGCGTGGACGGCTCATCGCCGACACCTCGGTGAAGGAGTTCGTCGATCGCGCGTCCGAGTCGTTCGTCGTCGTGCGCAGTCCGCAGCTCGACGAGCTGCGCACCGCGCTCACCGAGCGCGGGCACACCGTGCGGGAGGACGACGGTGCCCTGCATGTCTCGGGCGCTCCGGCGGCGGAGATCGGCGAACTCGCCGCGACCCGGTCGATCGTGTTGCACGAACTCGCGGGACGCAACGCGTCGCTCGAGGAAGCGTTCATGAAACTCACCGGTGGCGAGGTCGAATACCACGGATCCGGAGTCGACGACGTCATGAAGGGTGGACTGTGA
- a CDS encoding thiazole synthase, which yields MAETHDPGADLPQLTIAGRTFGSRLITGTGGAANLAVLEEALVASGTELTTVAMRRVDAASGTGVLDLLRRLGIEPLPNTAGCRGAKEAVLTAQLGREALETDWVKLEVIADERTLLPDAIELVSAAEQLVDDGFVVLPYTTDDPVLARRLEDVGCAAVMPLGSPIGTGLGISNPHHIEMIVEAAGVPVILDAGIGTASDAALAMELGCDAVLLATAVTRAKDPALMASAMRHAVEAGFRARHAGRIPKRFWAQASSPMEP from the coding sequence GTGGCTGAGACACACGATCCCGGCGCCGATCTGCCGCAGCTGACCATCGCCGGCCGCACCTTCGGGTCGCGGCTGATCACCGGCACCGGTGGCGCGGCGAACCTGGCCGTGCTCGAGGAGGCGCTCGTCGCGTCGGGCACCGAACTGACCACCGTCGCGATGCGCCGCGTCGATGCGGCCTCCGGAACCGGTGTCCTCGATCTGCTGCGCCGTCTCGGTATCGAACCGCTGCCGAACACCGCCGGGTGCCGCGGCGCGAAGGAGGCCGTGCTGACCGCGCAGCTCGGGCGGGAAGCGCTGGAGACCGACTGGGTGAAACTCGAGGTCATCGCCGACGAACGGACGCTGCTGCCCGACGCCATCGAACTCGTCTCGGCGGCCGAACAACTCGTCGACGACGGCTTCGTCGTCCTGCCGTACACGACCGACGATCCCGTCCTTGCGCGCCGTCTCGAGGATGTCGGTTGTGCTGCGGTGATGCCGCTCGGTTCGCCGATCGGCACCGGCCTCGGTATCTCGAACCCGCACCACATCGAGATGATCGTCGAGGCGGCGGGCGTGCCGGTGATCCTCGACGCGGGAATCGGAACCGCCTCCGACGCGGCGCTCGCGATGGAACTCGGTTGCGACGCCGTGCTGCTCGCGACCGCCGTCACCCGCGCGAAGGATCCGGCGCTGATGGCGTCGGCGATGCGCCACGCCGTCGAGGCGGGATTCCGTGCCCGGCACGCCGGTCGGATCCCGAAACGCTTCTGGGCTCAGGCATCTTCGCCGATGGAGCCGTGA
- the thiS gene encoding sulfur carrier protein ThiS, producing the protein MTNVSVGITVNGEDKYYDAAPTVSQLLNELGLPEKGIAVAVDGVVCPRGRWSEPVARGASIEILTAVQGG; encoded by the coding sequence ATGACGAACGTGTCCGTGGGCATCACCGTCAACGGTGAGGACAAGTACTACGACGCGGCCCCGACCGTGTCGCAGCTGCTGAACGAGCTCGGTCTGCCCGAGAAGGGAATCGCCGTCGCCGTCGACGGTGTCGTGTGCCCGCGCGGTCGCTGGTCGGAACCGGTGGCACGCGGCGCGAGCATCGAGATCCTCACGGCGGTCCAGGGTGGCTGA
- the thiO gene encoding glycine oxidase ThiO — translation MATVAVVGGGVIGLSIAWRAARSGHVVTVHDPNPGSGASWVAGGMLAPLSEGWPGEDHVLSLGAASLDRWPGFADALRTETGVDVFTAEASLTVALDAADAADLRTVAEWVGERGHEMRLLSRAEIREFEPSLGPKVRLGLLAPTESSVDNRALVDALRTAATGAGVRFSDGAVHDLADLPDDQVVLAAGSASARLWPGLPVRPVKGEILRLRVRPGATPPPQRTIRASVHGRPAYLVPRHDGLVVGATQYEASDTQVTVAGVRDLIADAETIFPALGEYELFEASAGLRPMTPDNLPLIGRLSDRVVAATGHGRNGVLLTPLTVDAVLAELGGRSLADAKYACPGRITEASVG, via the coding sequence ATGGCAACTGTGGCCGTCGTGGGTGGCGGAGTGATCGGGCTGTCGATCGCATGGCGCGCGGCCCGCTCGGGGCACGTCGTGACCGTGCACGACCCGAATCCCGGTAGCGGTGCCTCGTGGGTGGCCGGGGGAATGCTGGCCCCGCTGTCCGAGGGCTGGCCGGGTGAGGACCATGTGCTGTCCCTGGGTGCGGCGTCGCTCGACCGCTGGCCCGGCTTCGCGGACGCACTGCGCACGGAGACCGGCGTCGACGTGTTCACCGCCGAGGCGTCGCTGACCGTTGCGCTCGACGCGGCGGATGCGGCCGACCTGCGGACCGTCGCCGAATGGGTCGGGGAGCGAGGGCACGAGATGCGGCTGCTCTCCCGCGCGGAGATCCGGGAGTTCGAGCCGTCGCTCGGCCCGAAGGTCCGGCTCGGACTGCTCGCACCCACCGAGTCGTCGGTCGACAACCGCGCGCTCGTCGACGCCCTGCGCACTGCGGCCACCGGGGCCGGGGTGCGTTTCTCCGACGGCGCCGTGCACGACCTCGCCGACCTGCCCGACGACCAGGTGGTGCTCGCCGCCGGCTCGGCGTCGGCGCGGCTGTGGCCGGGTCTTCCGGTCCGACCGGTCAAGGGCGAGATCCTGCGGCTGCGGGTGCGGCCGGGCGCGACCCCGCCGCCGCAGCGCACCATCCGTGCGAGTGTCCACGGACGGCCCGCCTATCTGGTGCCCCGCCACGACGGGCTCGTCGTGGGCGCGACGCAGTACGAGGCGTCCGACACGCAGGTCACGGTGGCGGGTGTGCGCGATCTGATCGCCGACGCCGAGACGATCTTCCCGGCGCTCGGCGAGTACGAACTGTTCGAGGCGAGCGCGGGCCTGCGCCCGATGACCCCCGACAACCTGCCGCTGATCGGCCGGCTCTCCGATCGTGTCGTCGCCGCGACCGGCCACGGCCGCAACGGTGTGCTGCTCACGCCGCTCACCGTCGACGCGGTGCTCGCCGAACTCGGCGGGCGGTCGCTGGCCGACGCGAAATACGCCTGTCCTGGACGAATTACGGAAGCGAGTGTGGGATGA
- the thiE gene encoding thiamine phosphate synthase produces the protein MTTYRGNHPDPRGRLATARLYLCTDARRDTGDLARFVEEALAGGVDIVQLRDKDSAGEKKFGRLEAREELAALEIIGEACARHGALLAVNDRADIALAAGADILHLGQGDLPVRHARQILGDEIVIGRSTSSRAQAALADIEEGVDYFASGPVWDTPTKPGRTAAGLEVTREVAQSQPARPWFAIGGIDLERLPEVLDAGATRVAVVRAITKASDPRAAAAALKTPLPA, from the coding sequence GTGACCACCTATCGCGGCAACCATCCCGACCCGCGCGGCCGCCTCGCGACCGCCCGGTTGTACCTGTGCACCGATGCTCGCCGGGACACCGGTGACCTCGCACGGTTCGTCGAGGAGGCCCTCGCCGGTGGGGTCGACATCGTCCAGTTACGCGACAAGGACTCGGCCGGCGAGAAGAAGTTCGGACGCCTCGAGGCACGCGAGGAACTCGCCGCCCTCGAGATCATCGGTGAGGCGTGTGCACGCCACGGTGCACTCCTCGCCGTCAACGACCGCGCCGACATCGCTCTCGCGGCGGGCGCCGACATTTTGCACCTCGGTCAGGGCGACCTGCCGGTGCGGCACGCGCGGCAGATCCTCGGCGACGAGATCGTCATCGGCCGTTCGACGTCGAGTCGGGCGCAGGCCGCGCTCGCCGACATCGAGGAGGGCGTCGACTATTTCGCGTCCGGGCCGGTGTGGGACACCCCGACCAAGCCGGGACGGACCGCCGCGGGGCTGGAGGTGACGCGCGAGGTCGCGCAGTCGCAACCGGCACGACCGTGGTTCGCGATCGGCGGCATCGATCTCGAGCGGCTCCCCGAGGTGCTCGACGCCGGGGCCACGCGGGTCGCGGTGGTCCGGGCGATCACCAAGGCCTCCGATCCGCGGGCAGCCGCCGCGGCGCTCAAGACCCCACTGCCCGCCTGA
- a CDS encoding NUDIX hydrolase → MRGDGDGWAVGPDGEKRWGRHGAAGLLLRAPLADGRPAVLLQHRAAWSHQGGTWALPGGARDSHESTVDAAVREAHEEAGIDVAAVTVRAERVTSGLAGGWTYTTVVADATETLVTSINQESTELRWVPEPEVETMPLHSGFAEAWPSLRTSPVRMLLDTANVLGASGPTGWWRDRPGATSALLADLAAVLPRTVEFPDGTFGWVPRVEAVLEGHARDATIDDVRIPVHSADGSGDDELARLASTATAVVDPGVTVVVTADRGLRARLPEGTIAMSPSAVLGWL, encoded by the coding sequence ATGCGTGGAGACGGTGACGGCTGGGCGGTCGGACCGGACGGTGAGAAGCGCTGGGGACGGCACGGCGCCGCAGGTCTGCTGCTGCGCGCTCCGCTCGCGGACGGCCGTCCCGCGGTTCTCCTGCAGCACCGGGCGGCGTGGTCGCACCAGGGTGGGACCTGGGCCCTTCCCGGTGGAGCGCGCGACTCGCACGAGAGCACCGTCGACGCCGCCGTGCGGGAGGCCCACGAGGAGGCCGGGATCGATGTCGCGGCCGTGACGGTGCGCGCCGAACGCGTCACCTCCGGTCTCGCGGGTGGATGGACCTACACCACTGTCGTTGCCGACGCCACCGAAACGCTCGTGACCAGCATCAACCAGGAGAGCACCGAACTGCGCTGGGTGCCCGAACCGGAGGTGGAGACGATGCCGCTGCACAGCGGCTTCGCCGAGGCGTGGCCGTCGCTGCGCACCTCACCGGTGCGCATGCTCCTCGACACCGCGAACGTGCTCGGAGCGAGCGGCCCCACCGGATGGTGGCGCGACCGCCCCGGCGCGACGAGCGCCCTGCTCGCCGACCTCGCCGCGGTCCTGCCCCGCACCGTCGAGTTTCCCGACGGGACGTTCGGCTGGGTCCCCCGCGTCGAAGCGGTCCTCGAAGGGCACGCCCGCGACGCGACGATCGACGACGTCCGGATCCCGGTACACAGCGCGGACGGCAGCGGCGATGACGAACTGGCCCGGCTCGCCTCCACCGCGACGGCCGTGGTCGACCCCGGCGTGACGGTCGTGGTCACCGCGGATCGCGGCCTGCGCGCGCGGTTGCCCGAGGGCACGATCGCGATGTCGCCCTCGGCCGTGCTGGGCTGGCTGTAG
- a CDS encoding glutamate ABC transporter substrate-binding protein — MRKRVLVAGLCVVAALAGGCATDPPPRAPGLQGTTTSLPLPENARMLESSVATPPAPDCGDPTASLSPDPNATGPAIDRIRKRGRLIVGLDTGSNLMSYRDTATGRITGFDVDIAREIARDLLGDPDLVDYRILSSAEREKALQDSTVDIVAKTMSITCARREKVDFSSEYFRAQQRVLVVRGSDIRSAADLAGRRVCIVEGTTSLLRMREVQPSASILTVPSWADCLVVLQQQQVDAVSTDDTILAGLASQDPYLELVGPSLGSEPYGIGIRQGSDELVRFVNATLERIRSDGTWTALYEKYLRVLGPTPSPPTPNYRE; from the coding sequence GTGAGAAAGCGCGTTCTCGTCGCGGGTCTGTGCGTCGTCGCCGCACTCGCCGGCGGGTGCGCGACCGATCCCCCACCGCGCGCCCCCGGTCTCCAGGGGACGACGACCTCTCTCCCGCTCCCCGAGAACGCTCGGATGCTCGAATCGTCGGTGGCCACACCACCCGCACCCGACTGCGGCGATCCCACCGCCTCGCTGTCCCCGGACCCGAACGCCACCGGACCCGCGATCGATCGGATCCGGAAGCGCGGACGGCTGATCGTCGGCCTCGACACCGGCAGCAACCTCATGAGCTACCGCGATACCGCGACCGGGCGGATCACCGGTTTCGACGTCGACATCGCACGTGAGATCGCCCGCGACCTCCTGGGCGATCCCGACCTCGTCGACTACCGCATCCTGTCCTCCGCCGAACGCGAGAAGGCGCTGCAGGACTCCACCGTCGACATCGTCGCGAAGACCATGAGCATCACGTGCGCCCGACGCGAGAAGGTCGACTTCTCCTCCGAGTACTTCCGGGCCCAGCAGCGCGTGCTCGTCGTGCGGGGTTCCGACATCCGCTCCGCCGCCGATCTCGCCGGCCGGCGCGTGTGCATCGTCGAGGGCACCACCTCGCTGCTCCGGATGCGAGAAGTGCAGCCGTCGGCGTCGATCCTCACCGTGCCGTCGTGGGCCGACTGCCTCGTCGTCCTCCAGCAACAGCAGGTCGACGCCGTGAGCACCGACGACACGATCCTCGCCGGACTCGCCTCGCAGGACCCCTATCTCGAACTCGTCGGCCCCTCCCTCGGATCGGAGCCGTACGGCATAGGAATCCGGCAGGGCAGCGACGAGCTCGTACGCTTCGTCAACGCCACCCTCGAACGGATCCGCTCCGACGGGACGTGGACGGCGCTGTACGAGAAGTACCTGCGGGTGCTCGGTCCCACTCCGTCACCCCCGACACCGAACTACCGGGAGTGA